A single Cellulomonas sp. SLBN-39 DNA region contains:
- the hisF gene encoding imidazole glycerol phosphate synthase subunit HisF, protein MTLALRVIPCLDVDAGRVVKGVNFQHLRDAGDPVELARRYDGEGADEVTFLDVSASSGDRETTYDVVRRTAEEVFVPLTVGGGVRSPDDVDRLLRAGADKVGVNTAAIARPELISEIAERFGSQVLVLSVDARRTGEGTRTDSGYEVTTHGGRRGTGIDAVAWAARAAELGAGEILLNSMDADGTTSGFDLPMLRDVRAQVRVPLIASGGAGTVEHFVEAARAGADAVLAASVFHFGTLTVGAVKDALRAAGVVVR, encoded by the coding sequence ATGACCCTGGCCCTGCGTGTCATCCCGTGCCTGGACGTCGACGCCGGGCGCGTCGTCAAGGGCGTGAACTTCCAGCACCTGCGCGACGCGGGCGACCCCGTCGAGCTCGCCCGCCGGTACGACGGCGAGGGCGCCGACGAGGTCACGTTCCTCGACGTCTCGGCGTCCTCGGGCGACCGGGAGACCACGTACGACGTCGTGCGGCGCACCGCCGAGGAGGTGTTCGTCCCGCTGACCGTCGGGGGCGGCGTCCGTTCGCCCGACGACGTGGACCGGCTGCTGCGCGCCGGGGCCGACAAGGTGGGCGTCAACACCGCGGCGATCGCCCGCCCCGAGCTGATCAGCGAGATCGCCGAGCGGTTCGGCAGCCAGGTGCTCGTGCTGTCGGTGGACGCCCGCCGCACGGGCGAGGGCACCAGGACCGACTCGGGCTACGAGGTCACGACGCACGGCGGTCGCCGGGGCACCGGCATCGACGCCGTGGCCTGGGCGGCGCGGGCGGCCGAGCTCGGTGCGGGGGAGATCCTGCTGAACTCGATGGACGCCGACGGCACGACGTCCGGGTTCGACCTGCCGATGCTGCGGGACGTGCGCGCGCAGGTCCGCGTGCCCCTCATCGCCTCCGGCGGGGCGGGCACGGTCGAGCACTTCGTCGAGGCGGCCCGGGCCGGTGCGGACGCCGTGCTCGCCGCGAGCGTCTTCCACTTCGGCACGCTGACCGTCGGGGCCGTCAAGGACGCGCTGCGCGCCGCGGGGGTCGTCGTCCGCTGA
- a CDS encoding FKBP-type peptidyl-prolyl cis-trans isomerase — MARVTGARRWGVLGVLVALVVAGCGEVAAPDPDVTVTGDPGVAPTVTYLTPLAVTDTYRETIWPGTGDALVEGAPVLIDFLLKNATDATLVKESYSTSPTPRLLTEEDLGTDLYETLRGQDVGARLLQVAPGGSGADYPTVTVLDVLPTRAVGEAVPPTEGMPTVTLAGNGEPTLAPAGTEPPADLLVRPLVRGTGAQVRASDVVTVQYSGFAWDTGEQFDSSWTRGLPVSFLLSDVQAWADGLVDQPTGSQVMLVVPPSYPLGVTDAEELAGQTVVFVIDILATGAPAGGGS, encoded by the coding sequence GTGGCGCGTGTGACCGGTGCCCGCCGGTGGGGTGTGCTCGGTGTGCTGGTGGCGCTCGTGGTCGCGGGCTGCGGCGAGGTCGCCGCTCCGGACCCCGACGTGACGGTGACGGGCGACCCAGGCGTCGCACCCACGGTCACGTACCTGACGCCGCTGGCCGTCACGGACACCTACCGCGAGACCATCTGGCCCGGCACGGGCGACGCCCTCGTCGAGGGCGCACCCGTCCTCATCGACTTCCTGCTCAAGAACGCCACCGACGCGACGCTCGTCAAGGAGAGCTACTCCACGAGCCCCACGCCGCGCCTGCTGACCGAGGAGGACCTCGGCACCGACCTGTACGAGACCCTGCGCGGGCAGGACGTCGGCGCACGCCTGCTGCAGGTCGCGCCCGGCGGCTCGGGCGCCGACTACCCGACCGTCACAGTCCTCGACGTGCTGCCCACGCGCGCCGTCGGCGAGGCCGTCCCGCCCACCGAGGGCATGCCGACCGTCACCCTCGCGGGCAACGGCGAGCCGACCCTCGCCCCCGCGGGCACCGAACCGCCGGCCGACCTGCTCGTGCGGCCCCTGGTGCGGGGCACCGGCGCGCAGGTCCGCGCCAGCGACGTCGTCACCGTGCAGTACTCGGGTTTCGCATGGGACACCGGCGAGCAGTTCGACTCCTCCTGGACCCGCGGCCTGCCGGTGTCCTTCCTGCTGTCGGACGTGCAGGCCTGGGCCGACGGGCTGGTCGACCAGCCGACCGGCTCCCAGGTGATGCTCGTCGTGCCGCCGTCCTACCCGCTCGGCGTCACGGACGCCGAGGAGCTGGCGGGGCAGACGGTGGTGTTCGTCATCGACATCCTCGCGACCGGCGCACCCGCAGGAGGCGGATCATGA
- the pafA gene encoding Pup--protein ligase, which yields MDRRIFGLETEYGVTCAAQDGRGLSADEVARYLFRKVVAWGRSSNVFLRNGSRLYLDVGSHPEYATAECDDWRQLVTHDRAGERILEGLVADAQQRLEHEGLPGRIHLFKNNTDSAGNSYGCHENYLVRRQGDFARLSDVLVPFLITRQVLTGAGKVLATPRGAVYCLSQRADHIWEAVSSATTRSRPIINTRDEPHADAEHYRRLHVIVGDSSMSETTTMLKVASTDLLLRLVEAGVPMRDMALENPIRAIREISHDMTGSQPVTLASGRTVTAVDLQEEYLTRVTDFVGSELGPSPETKQVLDLWERGLRALRTGDLGLVDRELDWVIKHRMIERYRAKHGLDLGDVRVQRLDLAYHDISRTEGLYNLMAARGLVERVTTDLEVFEATAVPPQTTRAKLRGDFVRAAQEARRDYTVDWVHLKLNDQAQRTVLCKDPFRAVDERVDRLIESM from the coding sequence ATGGACCGGCGCATCTTCGGGCTCGAGACCGAGTACGGCGTGACCTGCGCGGCGCAGGACGGGCGGGGCCTGTCGGCCGACGAGGTCGCCCGGTACCTGTTCCGCAAGGTCGTGGCGTGGGGCCGCTCGTCGAACGTGTTCCTGCGCAACGGGTCGCGGCTGTACCTCGACGTCGGCTCCCACCCCGAGTACGCGACCGCCGAGTGCGACGACTGGCGCCAGCTCGTCACGCACGACCGTGCCGGGGAGCGGATCCTCGAGGGCCTCGTCGCCGACGCCCAGCAGCGCCTCGAGCACGAGGGTCTGCCCGGGCGCATCCACCTGTTCAAGAACAACACCGACTCCGCCGGCAACTCCTACGGCTGCCACGAGAACTACCTCGTGCGCCGCCAGGGGGACTTCGCCCGCCTGTCGGACGTGCTCGTGCCGTTCCTCATCACCCGCCAGGTGCTCACCGGCGCGGGCAAGGTCCTGGCCACACCCCGGGGCGCCGTGTACTGCCTCTCGCAGCGCGCGGACCACATCTGGGAGGCCGTGTCGTCGGCGACGACGCGCTCGCGGCCGATCATCAACACCCGCGACGAGCCGCACGCCGACGCCGAGCACTACCGCCGCCTGCACGTCATCGTGGGCGACTCGTCGATGTCGGAGACCACGACGATGCTCAAGGTCGCCTCGACGGACCTGCTGCTGCGGCTCGTCGAGGCCGGGGTGCCCATGCGGGACATGGCGCTGGAGAACCCCATCCGCGCGATCCGGGAGATCAGCCACGACATGACGGGCAGCCAGCCCGTCACCCTGGCGTCGGGGCGCACGGTCACGGCGGTCGACCTGCAGGAGGAGTACCTGACCCGCGTCACGGACTTCGTCGGGTCGGAGCTGGGCCCGTCGCCGGAGACGAAGCAGGTCCTCGACCTGTGGGAGCGCGGGCTGCGCGCGCTGCGCACGGGCGACCTGGGCCTGGTCGACCGCGAGCTCGACTGGGTCATCAAGCACCGCATGATCGAGCGCTACCGCGCCAAGCACGGCCTCGACCTGGGCGACGTGCGCGTGCAGCGCCTCGACCTGGCGTACCACGACATCTCCCGCACCGAGGGGTTGTACAACCTCATGGCGGCCCGGGGCCTCGTCGAGCGGGTCACCACCGACCTCGAGGTCTTCGAGGCCACCGCCGTGCCGCCGCAGACGACCCGCGCCAAGCTCCGCGGCGACTTCGTGCGAGCCGCCCAGGAGGCCCGGCGCGACTACACGGTCGACTGGGTGCACCTCAAGCTCAACGACCAGGCCCAGCGCACCGTGCTGTGCAAGGACCCGTTCCGGGCCGTCGACGAGCGCGTGGACCGGCTGATCGAGTCCATGTGA
- the prcB gene encoding proteasome subunit beta, which translates to MTAPTGRLDPTGQGRLPHAFTTPGSASFVDFLAGYAPELLPGARAVTGHGPGAGVQAPHGTTIVAATFDGGAVLAGDRRATMGSMIASRHIEKVFPADDYSAVGIAGTAGLAIELVRLFQLELEHYEKIEGSLLSLDGKANRLATMIRGNLGLALQGLAVVPLFAGYDLDRSLGRIFSYDVTGGRYEEHEHHAVGSGSVFARGSLKKRWQPGMDAAAAVRVAVEALVDAADDDSATGGPDRVRRIWPVVATVTEAGYLRVPDDELADVAARIEDERRRDGGAR; encoded by the coding sequence GTGACCGCCCCGACCGGCCGGCTGGACCCCACGGGCCAGGGCCGGCTGCCGCACGCCTTCACGACGCCCGGCTCGGCGTCGTTCGTGGACTTCCTCGCCGGGTACGCCCCGGAGCTGCTGCCCGGGGCGCGCGCGGTGACGGGCCACGGCCCGGGGGCCGGCGTCCAGGCCCCGCACGGCACGACCATCGTCGCCGCGACGTTCGACGGCGGCGCCGTCCTCGCCGGCGACCGTCGCGCCACGATGGGCTCGATGATCGCCAGCCGGCACATCGAGAAGGTCTTCCCGGCCGACGACTACTCGGCCGTCGGGATCGCCGGCACCGCCGGGCTCGCCATCGAGCTGGTCCGGCTGTTCCAGCTCGAGCTGGAGCACTACGAGAAGATCGAGGGCAGCCTGCTCTCCCTCGACGGCAAGGCCAACCGCCTCGCGACGATGATCCGGGGCAACCTCGGCCTCGCGCTGCAGGGGCTGGCCGTCGTCCCCCTGTTCGCCGGGTACGACCTGGACCGCTCGCTCGGGCGGATCTTCTCCTACGACGTCACCGGCGGCCGGTACGAGGAGCACGAGCACCACGCGGTGGGCTCGGGCTCCGTCTTCGCCCGCGGCTCGCTGAAGAAGCGCTGGCAGCCGGGCATGGACGCGGCCGCCGCCGTGAGGGTCGCGGTCGAGGCGCTCGTCGACGCGGCCGACGACGACTCCGCCACCGGCGGGCCCGACCGCGTCCGGCGCATCTGGCCCGTCGTCGCGACGGTCACCGAGGCCGGCTACCTGCGGGTGCCGGACGACGAGCTCGCGGACGTCGCGGCCCGGATCGAGGACGAGCGCCGCCGGGACGGGGGTGCGCGATGA
- a CDS encoding TIGR03085 family metal-binding protein has protein sequence MTWHATERARLAEALTAAGPDAPTLCAGWRTRHLAAHLVVREQAPSLGAGVVVPVLTGRLDEAIDTLAAGAQDADGYAALVERFATPPPRWSPMSWAGELVNVTEYFVHGEDVRRGAGPVAARAVPDELRDRLWSQLVAVAPLRLARLGVGVVLVRPDGVRRRVRSPRAGHGAVVLRGEVGELVLAVSGRLQAAHVQVEGDATDAAHVREALSGP, from the coding sequence ATGACCTGGCACGCGACCGAGCGGGCACGCCTCGCCGAGGCCCTGACCGCCGCCGGACCCGACGCACCGACCCTGTGCGCGGGGTGGCGCACCCGGCACCTCGCCGCGCACCTCGTCGTGCGCGAGCAGGCACCGTCGCTGGGTGCGGGCGTCGTCGTCCCCGTCCTGACGGGCCGGCTCGACGAGGCGATCGACACCCTCGCGGCCGGCGCGCAGGACGCGGACGGGTACGCGGCGCTCGTCGAGCGGTTCGCCACGCCGCCCCCGCGGTGGTCGCCGATGTCCTGGGCGGGCGAGCTGGTCAACGTGACCGAGTACTTCGTGCACGGCGAGGACGTGCGGCGCGGCGCCGGCCCCGTGGCCGCGCGCGCGGTGCCCGACGAGCTGCGCGACCGCCTGTGGTCGCAGCTCGTGGCCGTGGCGCCGCTGCGCCTGGCCCGTCTCGGCGTCGGCGTGGTGCTCGTGCGCCCCGACGGGGTGCGCCGGCGGGTGCGCTCGCCGCGGGCCGGCCACGGCGCGGTCGTGCTGCGCGGCGAGGTCGGCGAGCTCGTCCTGGCCGTGTCGGGCCGGCTGCAGGCCGCCCACGTGCAGGTCGAGGGCGACGCGACGGACGCGGCGCACGTGCGCGAGGCGCTCAGCGGCCCCTGA
- a CDS encoding ubiquitin-like protein Pup has protein sequence MAGQEHVRRHEDDEPVDGPDVPAPAAAGAQSRDDEVDALLEEIDDVLESNAEQFVRGFVQKGGQ, from the coding sequence ATGGCTGGTCAGGAGCACGTCAGGCGCCACGAGGACGACGAGCCGGTCGACGGCCCCGACGTCCCGGCCCCGGCGGCGGCGGGCGCGCAGTCCCGCGACGACGAGGTCGACGCCCTGCTCGAGGAGATCGACGACGTCCTGGAGTCCAACGCCGAGCAGTTCGTGCGCGGGTTCGTGCAGAAGGGTGGTCAGTGA
- the prcA gene encoding proteasome subunit alpha: protein MSMPFYVSPEQLMKDRADYARKGIARGRSVVVLQYDEGVVFATENPSRALHKISEIYDRIAFAAVGKYNEFENLRVAGVRYADLRGYSYDRVDVTARGLANAYAQTLGTVFTTESKPLEVELVVVEVGKDASGDQIYRLSYDGSVTDEHGWVVMGGQAERLATLLGEGWRPGMTLAQALGLAVRVLGSAPDEKDARTLGAAQLEVAVLDRTRPRRTFRRLTGALLDDVLGASGEVDAAPAADGPVH from the coding sequence ATGAGCATGCCGTTCTACGTCTCGCCCGAGCAGCTGATGAAGGACCGGGCCGACTACGCGCGCAAGGGCATCGCCCGCGGCCGGTCGGTCGTGGTGCTGCAGTACGACGAGGGCGTGGTGTTCGCGACCGAGAACCCCTCGCGCGCGCTGCACAAGATCTCCGAGATCTACGACCGCATCGCGTTCGCGGCGGTCGGCAAGTACAACGAGTTCGAGAACCTGCGGGTCGCGGGGGTGCGCTACGCGGACCTGCGCGGCTACTCCTACGACCGGGTCGACGTCACGGCGCGCGGGCTGGCGAACGCCTACGCCCAGACGCTGGGCACGGTGTTCACGACCGAGTCCAAGCCGCTCGAGGTCGAGCTCGTCGTCGTCGAGGTGGGCAAGGACGCCTCGGGCGACCAGATCTACCGGCTGTCGTACGACGGCTCGGTGACCGACGAGCACGGCTGGGTCGTGATGGGCGGCCAGGCCGAGCGCCTGGCGACGCTGCTCGGCGAGGGGTGGCGCCCGGGCATGACGCTGGCGCAGGCGCTCGGCCTGGCCGTGCGCGTGCTGGGCTCGGCGCCCGACGAGAAGGACGCCCGCACGCTCGGCGCGGCGCAGCTCGAGGTCGCGGTCCTGGACCGCACGCGGCCGCGGCGCACGTTCCGGCGGCTCACCGGCGCGCTGCTCGACGACGTCCTCGGGGCGTCCGGCGAGGTCGACGCCGCACCCGCGGCGGACGGCCCCGTGCACTGA